The Phocoena sinus isolate mPhoSin1 chromosome 18, mPhoSin1.pri, whole genome shotgun sequence DNA window TTCTATCAAGAAATTCAgttcagagagagaagagagagaaggagagaggggcaaAGGAGAAAGGAGCGAGAGAGAGCATGCCAGACAGGAAGGAGCGCCCTAGAGTCTCCGAAGCACGAAAGAGATAACCAATTAGGAATTTTTCGGGCACTGTCACCCACCCCGAGAGCAGCCAGAGACTCACCATCACCCCAACTCTGACGTTTCCTACAAGAAGTTAGAGACTTAAGCAGTATTGACATCGGAGGGAAATGGTACGTTTGATGCTGTGGAAAATACCCCCGAGCAGAAGAAGTGCAACTGGATGTTGTGTGTGCGTTAAATACCAGAAGAGCTCAGGCCCCGTGGGTAATAGAGACGAAATGTGGAGAGAATGACTAACGACAAATCTGTGAATTTGTTTTCTGGAGTTGCTAATTTGCCAGCCCGAAGCAACACATTTTACAAGGAGGAAACGTTTTGCTGCTTCTGATTTCTCCCCAAACTGGTGCTACCAGACGCATGGCTTTCTATATGTTGGAACAGCTCATTTCTAACTGCAGCATACCGGGAAAGGGGAAAGGTTGAGGCAACTAACGTAAGTGTAAAGTTTCACATGCACAATTGTAAATTTTGTGTTTAGATATGTCCTCGGTGTAGACGAGGGATGTTTGCAGTTGGGTAGACTGTTGGGGCAGAGCTCACCTACTAGGCTGTATCTGCATCCCTACCTGCATCACTCTAACCCGAACTAATCGCGGGCATCAGCTACCGTGCAGCCTAATGCAGATAAGATTAGAGCCTGGGTACTGACCAGTTCTACTCAAGTAGGTAGCTGTCTGGAGCCTTGCACCCGTTTAAATTGCAGTTAGGAGGGCATCTAAGCAGAAGGCTTTTTACCTGCGTTATTTAGTTGCAGTATTTACGTGTGGCAGATGTTACTAATACTACAACTGGAGATCGGGGTTAAGAAACtgcgtttttttcccctcttttatgCTCAGTAGAAAACATTGTGCCGTTACATGGAAATATTAGCTGCGTTTCACTTATATCTTGGCACTCTCTTCCACCTCTAGGATAAGGAATcttatgttattatatatattctaaaagttttaatGTGTTTCTTAATTCTAATGGTGATAATTTGGCAACATGGAGAAATGAGAGCAAGGTCTGGGTAAGAAACTGAAGGTATTGGTATTGTGCTTTTAGGCAATGAGGTTATACAGTGGCCAGAGACTTGCTTCTGTCGCTGCAGCAGCATGTCCGGATGCTTGCTTCCCAGTAAAATTGTATTTAGAAGGCAGTTGAAGAactgggaggaaagaaaaaagatagtcTTTTTAGAAGAAAGAGATGACTCAGTGTGGCAGAGAAGAAAACACATCACGTATGACATGTGAGAAAGCAATTAGCAGGAAACATAGCTAAGTAGTTAGTGTTTTTCACTGGCTCCCAAAAAAACTAAGGGAGGTCGGTTAGAAGCCAGGAGGCGGGTAAGCCGGGGGAGGGGGGTATGAATgggaggagatggggggtgggggcgtggtggtggtggaggggaagaggagaacaAGAATGCATGTTTTGAATTAAACAGTATCCTGAAAACAGTGTGGGTGAATACAGGTAAAAATAGCAGCTGTCTTTAATTCAAAAGtagataatttcattttctctgggCAAATGCAACAAGCCTGggatatttagtatttttatccACAGAGTTAAGTTACAAACAGTGGCAGAACAAACTGCCATGTTTACTAATATGCAGTGGGAAAATGTGTTGTGATATTTCATGACTGTGTGCTTTTGTTTACTGAAGAATAATATTGTCTATATGATTGTGTTGACAGTGGCTGTCTCCAAATAAGTCATGAGATGTAATGCATCCTCCAGCCCATGCACGCTTCCTCTTGTAATTTGTGCATCATTCCTCAGTGGAAACCTTTAAACCCTAAAacccaggaaaagaaaataaatacattatcaTGGACCTGAGGGATTTTTACCTGTTGGCTGCTCTGATTGCCTGTTTAAGGCTGGATTCTGCAATAGCTCAAGAACTTATTTACACTATTAGAGAGGAATTGCCTGAAAATGTGCCCATAGGAAACATACCAAAGGATCTGAACATTTCTCACATCAATGCTGCCACAGGGACCAGCGCTAGCCTTGTCTACAGACTGGTTTCTAAAGCTGGGGATGCCCCTTTGGTGAAAGTATCCAGTAGCACTGGCGAAATTTTCACGACCTCCAATAGAATAGACAGAGAAAAACTCTGTGCTGGAGCCTCTTATGATGAGGAGAATGAGTGTTTCTTTGAACTTGAGGTGGTGATCCTCCCCAATGATTTTTTCAGGctgatcaaaattaaaataattgtcaAGGATACCAATGATAATGCCCCCATGTTTCCATCTCCTGTCATCAATATTTCCATCCCAGAAAACACTTTGATCAACAGCCGCTTTCCAATTCCATCAGCAACAGATCCTGACACAGGCTTCAATGGTGTACAGCATTATGAATTGTTAAATGGGCAGAGTGTTTTTGGACTGGATATCGTGGAAACTCCGGAAGGAGAGAAGTGGCCACAATTGATTGTTCAGCAAAACTTGGACAGAGAACAGAAAGATACCTATGTGATGAAAATCAAAGTAGAGGATGGAGGCACTCCACAGAAATCCAGCACAGCCATACTGCAGGTCACAGTAAGTGATGTAAATGACAACAGGCCAGTGTTTAAAGAGGGTCAAGTGGAGGTGCACATTCCAGAGAATGCTCCCGTAGGCACCTCTGTAATTCAGCTCCATGCCACTGATGCAGATATAGGCAGTAATGCTGAAATCCGGTACATTTTTGGTGCCCAGGTCGCCCCTGCAACCAAAAGACTCTTTGCTTTAAATAATACTACTGGGTTGATTACAGTTCAGAGGTCCTTAGATCGAGAGGAGACAGCCATTCACAAAGTGACAGTGCTGGCTAGTGATGGCAGCTCCACTCCCGCTCGAGCAACGGTTACCATCAATGTTACTGATGTAAATGATAACCCTCCAAACATAGACCTCAGGTACATTATAAGTCCCATCAATGGCACAGTGTATCTGTCTGAGAAAGATCCTGTCAATACAAAGATCGCCCTAATTACAGTTTCAGATAAGGACACAGATGTGAATGGCAAAGTGATCTGTTTTATTGAAAGAGAGGTCCCGTTTCATTTGAAGGCAGTATACGACAACCAATATTTGTTAGAGACCTCCTCTTTGTTGGACTATGAGGGCACCAAAGAATTCAGCTTTAAAATTGTTGCCTCTGATTCTGGGAAGCCCAGTTTAAATCAGACTGCTCTGGTAAGGGTTAAGCTTGAGGACGAAAATGACAACCCACCAATTTTCAACCAGCCTGTAATTGAGCTGTCAGTTTCTGAAAACAACCGACGTGGGTTGTACTTAACAACTATTAGTGCCACAGATGAAGACAGTGGGAAAAATGCAGATATTGTTTATCAGCTTGGACCGAATGCCTCCTTCTTTGATCTGGACCGAAAGACAGGAGTTTTGACAGCCTCCAGAGTCTTtgacagagaagaacaagaaagatTCATTTTTACAGTAACTGCCAGGGACAATGGGACCCCTCCCCTCCAAAGCCAAGCGGCTGTGATAGTTACTGTTCTGGATGAGAATGACAATAGCCCCAAGTTTACTCataatcattttcaattttttgtgtCTGAGAATCTGCCAAAGTATAGTACCGTGGGGGTAATCACAGTGACAGATGCAGATGCTGGAGAGAATAAAGCTGTGACTCTTTCCATTCTAAATGACAATGATAATTTTGTGTTGGATCCCTATTCTGGAGTCATAAAGTCAAATGTCTCATTTGACAGAGAGCAGCAGAGTTCCTACACTTTCGATGTCAAAGCCACTGATGGGGGACAACCACCCCGTTCCTCTACTGCAAAAGTAACTATAAATGTCATGGACGTCAATGACAATAGTCCAGTTGTCATTTCGCCTCCTTCTAATACTTCTTTTAAGTTGGTGCCTCTCTCAGCCATTCCTGGCTCTGTGATAGCAGAAGTTTTTGCAGTAGATATTGACACTGGGATGAATGCTGAACTTAAGTATACAATTGTGAGTGGGAACAACAAAGGCCTGTTTCGGATTGATCCAGTAACAGGTAACATCACTCTGGAAGAAAAACCAGCACCTACTGATGTGGGCTTGCACCGATTGGTGGTCAACATAAGTGACCTGGGATACCCTAAGTCTCTGCACACACTtgtgcttgtttttctttatgttaatGACACTGCTGGCAATGCCTCCTATATCTATGACTTGATTCGCAGGACTATGGAGACCCCATTGGACAGGAACATAGGTGATAGCAGCCAACCCTATCAAAACGAGGACTATCTCACCATCATGATCGCCATTGTCGCAGGTGCCATGGTGGTCATCGTCGTGATCTTCGTCACCGTTCTGGTGCGCTGTCGCCATGCATCAAGATTCAAAGCAGCTCAGAGGAGCAAGCAAGGTGCCGAATGGATGTCCCCCAAccaggagaacaaacaaaacaagaaaaagaaaaggaagaaaagaaagtctccCAAGAGCTCTCTTTTGAACTTTGTTACCATCGAGGAGTCCAAACCCGATGATGCAGTTCACGAACCCATCAATGGGACAATAAGCCTGCCGGCTGAGCTGGAAGAGCAAAGCATAAGTAGATTTGACTGGGGTCCGGCACCTCCAACCACCTTCAAGCCGAACAGCCCTGACCTGGCCAAGCACTACAAATCCGCTTCTCCACAGCCCGCTTTCCATCTTAAACCAGACACTCCGGTTTCTGTGAAAAAGCATCACGTGATTCAGGAGCTCCCGTTGGACAACACCTTTGTCGGGGGTTGTGACACCCTTTCCAAACGCTCTTCCACTAGTTCAGATCACTTCAGTGCCTCAGAGTGCAGTTCCCAAGGAGGCTTCAAGACAAAGGGCCCCTTACACACCAGACAGGTAAATGAGCACTTTTACTGGTCTATAAGTACTGCATACAAGTGCCCAGTCAACCAGTATTAACGTGCCAGTGTGTCTCTTGTTTTGGTCTAACTTTAGCTTAGTtataaagaggggaaaaaaaacttgacCCCTTTTCTATTCCTCTGGGGCTCAGTCAAGAATTTTTAGAACAGCTTTGAAATTTCTGAGTTCTGAGAATTATTTAAACTCCCAGTTTCCTTCAAATGTCAAAAGATGAAAAGAggaaattattccaaaatgtcCCAAGATAACATTTGCTGAAGAATAAAACCTGTCCTGATAGGCCAAATTCTCCTCCTGGGGTTTCCAAATTGACTGCTTCAAGATTTTCACATTACCATTTGATCTCAAAAGTCACCTTCAAATCTcaagttttaaatgatgtttGAAGGTGTGACTATAATTATGTTACAGCTGTGGTTGCTAAaggggttaatttttttttagtctctaaaAAAGATAGTAGAATATTAAATGTATATCAGCTGTGAAGCACATGATTGTTGATAGATCGCGACTAAGCCATATAGGAAGTCTTCTCTTTAATTTCAGATGATTTTATTGTAATATAGTAAATTGGGGGTTGAATAGGAAGGTTTGCAGATTGTCCACAATGGCCAAAGtactctttcaaaaaaaaaaaaaagaaaagaagaaggaatactTTCTCCCTAATAGAACTGGTTTATACAGAAAAGAATGAATCCATTGTAAATATTCTCTCATCTTAgtaatgcataagtgatctgtcATAACTCATTTTAAACTGTGAAATATGCCATATGAAGAGGGATTAAAAGGCTGAGAAACTCATATTTCAACCAAATCCAGAATTAGTTTTTCTTAGGTCTAATAATTCCTTGTTAATAAAGATTTAAATGCAGCGCTGTCTAATTTATTTCACTGGTGCTTGTCTGTTGCCATGAAATTTGAGTGTCAATAATAGCCTGTAGATGGCACTAGGGTATCATGTCCCTTGTGCTGGCCAGCTGCCAATCCCACAGTagcaaggaaagggagaaggaaagatcAAGCTGGTACTATAGCCAAAGATACCTTTTATTTAATGATAGTTGCTCTGGAGCAACTAGCATGTCAGTTCATTTGCTTGCTCTTTTGTGATCAGCTCTCACACACCAACTTTCTAGGATTTTGTAATCCAAGTTCTATCTTTGTTGGTATTGAGTCCACCTATGGTGATGACCCATctgaatttgttaaaaataaggaACATACAGATTTTAGAGAATCAAGTAAAGCAAGATAAATTTTCAGGATAGTATTGACAGTCATTGCTTAGTATTTGAAAAttcaagagtttttctttttttcctgtggtgGTGGGACTGGTGAGAATGGTCTACTGAAACTCTGTCTCTCACCATCCAATGTTTGTTGCTCTGCAGTGACTTTAAGGTTTCATGGTAgtaagatatttattaaaatcattCTGGTAGTGAATCACAGAGATTCGTTCAGAACATTAAGTATAACGCCTACGATTTTACAACTAAAATCTACATTTCTTAAAAGATTAAATATCTACAACATTTAGAAAGTACAAGAGCTTGAATGCACaggatgaaaggaattaaaataagtCAGTTTGGAGGTTCTAGAGGAGAATACGGAAGTTACTGGATATACATAGAATTTGGAATGAGTTATTTTCATGTTAACTTCATGAGCTTTTTAAAAGAGGTTTGATGTTTTAAAGGTAAGAAAATATCTGAGTTTAGTAGAGGTTTATAAATGTTGGTAAATATTTAATCATGATGAGAAAAGTAACTTTTGAAACTAAGTGGATTTAAATATAAAGTTGctatttaatgaaaagaaaacatggctttttattatttgcttttaatgGGAAAGTCACTCAAAATACTGATGATATTTTATGATTtgcataatattttgaaaaatataacacgatttaaaacttttcatataaaatctgaaatttgttttccaaagaaacaTGCTGATATTATTCCCACGTCATCATCTTTCTTTTCATATTATGTGTGGTGGGTATTATGAGCATTGATGTACAGACACACTTTTTCTGACTTCTTCCCCAAAGTTGAATCTATATATAGTACAGTGACATAAACGTTAAGTGCATTTCAGCAAAGTATGGGAAAGATCTTTTGTCGAGGCTTAGTCAGTCATAGGAAATTTGTTTGTATGATGTAATCTTTGAAATAAGATGCTGAGTAATTCTCTAACTGGAACGAAAGTGCATTTTAGACATTCCTTGAGACCATGTGTTACTATGCTGTTCTATTTGTAGGCATTTCAATGTTCAAATGTAGCTATAATTCACTATTATGGTAAAGAGCTACTGAAATGGCTTTTCTTATTTACACCTTTTAGAAGTTTTCatgctgagaaagaaaaattgcaaTGTTTTAGAAAAGGAATACTGGAAGTAAGGACAGGTGATGGTGATAGAAATGTGTACAATTTTACTATGAAAGAGGCATATTTTCTATGAATGaagaacacacatatatatactatcctttaaattattttttcactgaaCTATATGGCTGTTATTAAAGATGTTCTAGTTaagctaaaaagtaaaaattcttttttttagctCCTTCACTTCAACTAGTGGCTTCACATAAATACAAAATGTGCTCCTGAAGcaacacaattttgaaaaagtaggGCTTATTACAACAAAAGCTTTCAAAGGAATTTATAAACTAAGGTATAATCTGTGAAGATTTTTAGTTGAGTGGGCAAAGATTGCTGTTAACAGAAACACATTTTCACTTTATGGTGCTAGTTGAAGTGTGGGTAAAATGCAAGATTCTTGAGCAAAGGGTTACCAAACTTAAATATCATGAGTTTGTATTGTCTgtacaatgaaaacataatgtcTGACATTTACACCATGAGTTTGGTTATAGTGCATTGATTCTTattttgtctggctttttttcccctgcttttttccctcatGTGTTATAAAACACTCATAAACCACATTCCTCAACCACTCTATTTTACTAAACTTTCATTTTCCTTGAATATAACAAATCTGTCACTGAATCttccacaaattattttttatgaatttttggAAGTATCCTTAGTATTCACAGATTGAATGAAATGTCCCTTTTTTAAAGAGCTAGATTATATCTtgatatttatacataaataaacaaagtTCACTGTTATAAGTTTGAGAAGATGACAACATTATCATTTCCAGTAGGGCTTTAAATGACAAAGCTCATTGGCATATTTTCTCTAAAAGGAAAATATCTCCTTAAtgagtatgatttttaaaatataatattaagttCTCAAATTTTAAGGTGTCTCAGAAGCATTTGGAATGTTTCTTAAATCATGGGTTGTTGGTCCCCAATCCCAGAGGTTAGGTTCAGTATCACTAGGGTCAAGCCTGAAAATTTGCATTGCTGACAAGATCCTAGGTGATACCGATGCTGCCaatccagggaccacactttgagacccACTGCCTCAGCATATTGGGACAAGAAATGTCAGCCCCTTTCCCTTTCAGATTATCATTTCCAGAGGACCTGTTTTTGCATACTCCAACTCTCAGCTCTTATTGAAAGCAGTTTTATTGTAGCTGGAGGCTTTACAGTTAGCTGTTTATTGCTGTTTCCCAACCTGGTTGACAGCATTTGGGGAATTAATTTTCTTGGCCCCATTGTGCTTTTTGCAGGGgtataaatgaaaatgttaaagaatttaaaaaatgacctaTTTACACTTGACAACTTCTTACGGTAATAAAACAATCTATAATAGTTGTACTGTGAGTTTGGTTCAGGGTAAACAGTTACgtttaattttctaaatgaaatgCTTATTTTAGAGCTTAAACATCCTTTAACTTTTCACAATCTAGAGTATTTGCtcatatatacatttgtatatatattgaagaaattatatattgaaaatatgttTGCATGCCATACTCAAGTGTATACATATACTTTTACAGCATAAAGGGAATTACTTTATTCCCAATCATTCAGAGATACTATATTACTTTTATGATTACTTCTCATTTTTGAGACTCCCACTGCAGCTGTTACTGAAATGCTGTTATGTCATGCAAAATGCACAAGATAGTCATAGAATTTCTATTTAGaacagtcagaaagaaaaatgaaattgaaagtgaaGGGAGCAAATGTTAACTAATGTGAAGCTAGCAAAaactttaagatattttaaactgttaaatTTTGCAGTATACTGTGAGGGATGAACATAGGTGGCATATGGAACAAAATTGCTCCTCAAGatgcaaattatatttaaaatgttatcagtTGTGATTTTTGTTTCTACTCCTTTGCTAAGTGATCTATGTCATGAAATTAGTAGATACCCAGACCCCTTGGATATTCATTCAGGAATTTGAAATGAGCGTGGGCCATCCATTCAGCCTGGCTACCTTTCCTCTTGGTTTTGtgagacaaatattttatattttttttcagtttgatacACCTAAGGTATAAAATTCAAGTTACATTTTAGCCTTTGTTGCTAATAACCTTAAggagaataaaagtaaaaagttacCACTGTATTGGGCATGGACATGTCTACTGATTACTGAACATTTGTTaacatagagaaaataatttcagtagTTAAACTATtctattatcttatttttttaaattttgttgcaATGAATTCTATATATATGCAACACCATAAACTGATGTTCCCTTAGCTTCAGATTAGTCATCCTCATCTTGTCACAGAACAGGCTTTGGCATCATTAAAATTACCTTGTAAATATTGTACTTATACTAATGTGTTATATTCTTATGTTGTATGCATAGTCTTGTTAGTTAAATATTTCAAGCTAAAATTTATCTTCT harbors:
- the PCDH9 gene encoding protocadherin-9 isoform X3, giving the protein MDLRDFYLLAALIACLRLDSAIAQELIYTIREELPENVPIGNIPKDLNISHINAATGTSASLVYRLVSKAGDAPLVKVSSSTGEIFTTSNRIDREKLCAGASYDEENECFFELEVVILPNDFFRLIKIKIIVKDTNDNAPMFPSPVINISIPENTLINSRFPIPSATDPDTGFNGVQHYELLNGQSVFGLDIVETPEGEKWPQLIVQQNLDREQKDTYVMKIKVEDGGTPQKSSTAILQVTVSDVNDNRPVFKEGQVEVHIPENAPVGTSVIQLHATDADIGSNAEIRYIFGAQVAPATKRLFALNNTTGLITVQRSLDREETAIHKVTVLASDGSSTPARATVTINVTDVNDNPPNIDLRYIISPINGTVYLSEKDPVNTKIALITVSDKDTDVNGKVICFIEREVPFHLKAVYDNQYLLETSSLLDYEGTKEFSFKIVASDSGKPSLNQTALVRVKLEDENDNPPIFNQPVIELSVSENNRRGLYLTTISATDEDSGKNADIVYQLGPNASFFDLDRKTGVLTASRVFDREEQERFIFTVTARDNGTPPLQSQAAVIVTVLDENDNSPKFTHNHFQFFVSENLPKYSTVGVITVTDADAGENKAVTLSILNDNDNFVLDPYSGVIKSNVSFDREQQSSYTFDVKATDGGQPPRSSTAKVTINVMDVNDNSPVVISPPSNTSFKLVPLSAIPGSVIAEVFAVDIDTGMNAELKYTIVSGNNKGLFRIDPVTGNITLEEKPAPTDVGLHRLVVNISDLGYPKSLHTLVLVFLYVNDTAGNASYIYDLIRRTMETPLDRNIGDSSQPYQNEDYLTIMIAIVAGAMVVIVVIFVTVLVRCRHASRFKAAQRSKQGAEWMSPNQENKQNKKKKRKKRKSPKSSLLNFVTIEESKPDDAVHEPINGTISLPAELEEQSISRFDWGPAPPTTFKPNSPDLAKHYKSASPQPAFHLKPDTPVSVKKHHVIQELPLDNTFVGGCDTLSKRSSTSSDHFSASECSSQGGFKTKGPLHTRQCNSHSKSDNIPVTPQKCPSSVGFHIQENEESHYEPQDEFYDQASPDKRTEADGNSDPNSDGPLGPRGLAEATEMCTQECLVLGHSDNCWMPPGLGPYQHPKSPLSTFAPQKEWVKKDKLVNGHTLTRAWKEDSNRNQFNDRKQYGSTEGHFNNGSHMTDIPLANLKSYKQAGGAIESPKEHQL
- the PCDH9 gene encoding protocadherin-9 isoform X5, with the protein product MDLRDFYLLAALIACLRLDSAIAQELIYTIREELPENVPIGNIPKDLNISHINAATGTSASLVYRLVSKAGDAPLVKVSSSTGEIFTTSNRIDREKLCAGASYDEENECFFELEVVILPNDFFRLIKIKIIVKDTNDNAPMFPSPVINISIPENTLINSRFPIPSATDPDTGFNGVQHYELLNGQSVFGLDIVETPEGEKWPQLIVQQNLDREQKDTYVMKIKVEDGGTPQKSSTAILQVTVSDVNDNRPVFKEGQVEVHIPENAPVGTSVIQLHATDADIGSNAEIRYIFGAQVAPATKRLFALNNTTGLITVQRSLDREETAIHKVTVLASDGSSTPARATVTINVTDVNDNPPNIDLRYIISPINGTVYLSEKDPVNTKIALITVSDKDTDVNGKVICFIEREVPFHLKAVYDNQYLLETSSLLDYEGTKEFSFKIVASDSGKPSLNQTALVRVKLEDENDNPPIFNQPVIELSVSENNRRGLYLTTISATDEDSGKNADIVYQLGPNASFFDLDRKTGVLTASRVFDREEQERFIFTVTARDNGTPPLQSQAAVIVTVLDENDNSPKFTHNHFQFFVSENLPKYSTVGVITVTDADAGENKAVTLSILNDNDNFVLDPYSGVIKSNVSFDREQQSSYTFDVKATDGGQPPRSSTAKVTINVMDVNDNSPVVISPPSNTSFKLVPLSAIPGSVIAEVFAVDIDTGMNAELKYTIVSGNNKGLFRIDPVTGNITLEEKPAPTDVGLHRLVVNISDLGYPKSLHTLVLVFLYVNDTAGNASYIYDLIRRTMETPLDRNIGDSSQPYQNEDYLTIMIAIVAGAMVVIVVIFVTVLVRCRHASRFKAAQRSKQGAEWMSPNQENKQNKKKKRKKRKSPKSSLLNFVTIEESKPDDAVHEPINGTISLPAELEEQSISRFDWGPAPPTTFKPNSPDLAKHYKSASPQPAFHLKPDTPVSVKKHHVIQELPLDNTFVGGCDTLSKRSSTSSDHFSASECSSQGGFKTKGPLHTRQ
- the PCDH9 gene encoding protocadherin-9 isoform X1, translated to MDLRDFYLLAALIACLRLDSAIAQELIYTIREELPENVPIGNIPKDLNISHINAATGTSASLVYRLVSKAGDAPLVKVSSSTGEIFTTSNRIDREKLCAGASYDEENECFFELEVVILPNDFFRLIKIKIIVKDTNDNAPMFPSPVINISIPENTLINSRFPIPSATDPDTGFNGVQHYELLNGQSVFGLDIVETPEGEKWPQLIVQQNLDREQKDTYVMKIKVEDGGTPQKSSTAILQVTVSDVNDNRPVFKEGQVEVHIPENAPVGTSVIQLHATDADIGSNAEIRYIFGAQVAPATKRLFALNNTTGLITVQRSLDREETAIHKVTVLASDGSSTPARATVTINVTDVNDNPPNIDLRYIISPINGTVYLSEKDPVNTKIALITVSDKDTDVNGKVICFIEREVPFHLKAVYDNQYLLETSSLLDYEGTKEFSFKIVASDSGKPSLNQTALVRVKLEDENDNPPIFNQPVIELSVSENNRRGLYLTTISATDEDSGKNADIVYQLGPNASFFDLDRKTGVLTASRVFDREEQERFIFTVTARDNGTPPLQSQAAVIVTVLDENDNSPKFTHNHFQFFVSENLPKYSTVGVITVTDADAGENKAVTLSILNDNDNFVLDPYSGVIKSNVSFDREQQSSYTFDVKATDGGQPPRSSTAKVTINVMDVNDNSPVVISPPSNTSFKLVPLSAIPGSVIAEVFAVDIDTGMNAELKYTIVSGNNKGLFRIDPVTGNITLEEKPAPTDVGLHRLVVNISDLGYPKSLHTLVLVFLYVNDTAGNASYIYDLIRRTMETPLDRNIGDSSQPYQNEDYLTIMIAIVAGAMVVIVVIFVTVLVRCRHASRFKAAQRSKQGAEWMSPNQENKQNKKKKRKKRKSPKSSLLNFVTIEESKPDDAVHEPINGTISLPAELEEQSISRFDWGPAPPTTFKPNSPDLAKHYKSASPQPAFHLKPDTPVSVKKHHVIQELPLDNTFVGGCDTLSKRSSTSSDHFSASECSSQGGFKTKGPLHTRQCNSHSKSDNIPVTPQKCPSSVGFHIQENEESHYESQRRVTFHLPDGSQESCSDSGLGDHEPVGSGTLISHPLPLVQPQDEFYDQASPDKRTEADGNSDPNSDGPLGPRGLAEATEMCTQECLVLGHSDNCWMPPGLGPYQHPKSPLSTFAPQKEWVKKDKLVNGHTLTRAWKEDSNRNQFNDRKQYGSTEGHFNNGSHMTDIPLANLKSYKQAGGAIESPKEHQL
- the PCDH9 gene encoding protocadherin-9 isoform X4; translation: MDLRDFYLLAALIACLRLDSAIAQELIYTIREELPENVPIGNIPKDLNISHINAATGTSASLVYRLVSKAGDAPLVKVSSSTGEIFTTSNRIDREKLCAGASYDEENECFFELEVVILPNDFFRLIKIKIIVKDTNDNAPMFPSPVINISIPENTLINSRFPIPSATDPDTGFNGVQHYELLNGQSVFGLDIVETPEGEKWPQLIVQQNLDREQKDTYVMKIKVEDGGTPQKSSTAILQVTVSDVNDNRPVFKEGQVEVHIPENAPVGTSVIQLHATDADIGSNAEIRYIFGAQVAPATKRLFALNNTTGLITVQRSLDREETAIHKVTVLASDGSSTPARATVTINVTDVNDNPPNIDLRYIISPINGTVYLSEKDPVNTKIALITVSDKDTDVNGKVICFIEREVPFHLKAVYDNQYLLETSSLLDYEGTKEFSFKIVASDSGKPSLNQTALVRVKLEDENDNPPIFNQPVIELSVSENNRRGLYLTTISATDEDSGKNADIVYQLGPNASFFDLDRKTGVLTASRVFDREEQERFIFTVTARDNGTPPLQSQAAVIVTVLDENDNSPKFTHNHFQFFVSENLPKYSTVGVITVTDADAGENKAVTLSILNDNDNFVLDPYSGVIKSNVSFDREQQSSYTFDVKATDGGQPPRSSTAKVTINVMDVNDNSPVVISPPSNTSFKLVPLSAIPGSVIAEVFAVDIDTGMNAELKYTIVSGNNKGLFRIDPVTGNITLEEKPAPTDVGLHRLVVNISDLGYPKSLHTLVLVFLYVNDTAGNASYIYDLIRRTMETPLDRNIGDSSQPYQNEDYLTIMIAIVAGAMVVIVVIFVTVLVRCRHASRFKAAQRSKQGAEWMSPNQENKQNKKKKRKKRKSPKSSLLNFVTIEESKPDDAVHEPINGTISLPAELEEQSISRFDWGPAPPTTFKPNSPDLAKHYKSASPQPAFHLKPDTPVSVKKHHVIQELPLDNTFVGGCDTLSKRSSTSSDHFSASECSSQGGFKTKGPLHTRQPQDEFYDQASPDKRTEADGNSDPNSDGPLGPRGLAEATEMCTQECLVLGHSDNCWMPPGLGPYQHPKSPLSTFAPQKEWVKKDKLVNGHTLTRAWKEDSNRNQFNDRKQYGSTEGHFNNGSHMTDIPLANLKSYKQAGGAIESPKEHQL